Proteins encoded by one window of Sphaerodactylus townsendi isolate TG3544 linkage group LG02, MPM_Stown_v2.3, whole genome shotgun sequence:
- the GEMIN2 gene encoding gem-associated protein 2 isoform X2, which yields MRFAFPVEERSAAGRAAMESTVEELMPCLLPVEDCDIPEDFDPTVPPRTPQEYLKRVQIEAAKCPDVVVAQIDPRKLKKKQTVNISLSGCLPAPEGYSPTLRWQQQQVSHFSAVRQSVNKHRDHWKSQHLDSNVTMPKSDDEEGWKKFCLGEKLYLNTGVQVSNDENQGIDYVQGRWLYALLACLEKPLLPEAHSLIRQLARRCSEVRVLEENKNENRVSALNLLICLVGRYFDQYDLADEPS from the exons ATGCGTTTTGCATTCCCTGTCGAAGAGCGTTCTGCTGCTGGGAGGGCTGCGATGGAGTCGACTGTCGAGGAATTGATGCCCTGCCTTTTGCCTGTGGAGGACTGTGACATCCCGGAGGATTTCGACCCTACCGTGCCCCCCAGGACACCCCAAGAGTATTTAAAGCGGGTTCA gattgaagctgcaaaatgcccagatgTTGTTGTGGCCCAGATAGACcccagaaaactgaaaaagaaacagaCAGTGAATATTTCA CTCTCGGGATGCCTCCCTGCCCCTGAAGGATATTCACCAACTCTGAGATGGCAGCAACAACAAGTGTCTCACTTTTCTGCTGTTCGCCAG AGTGTGAACAAACACAGGGACCACTGGAAGTCCCAGCATTTGGACAGTAACGTTACAATG CCCAAATCAGATGACGAAGAAGGCTGGAAAAAATTTTGTCTGGGTGAAAAGTTGTATTTAAATACAGGTGTTCAAGTATCCAATGATGAAAATCAAGGAATTGATTATGTACAG GGCAGATGGCTTTATGCTCTGCTGGCCTGTCTTGAAAAACCATTGTTACCAGAGGCTCACTCCCTAATTCGGCAACTGGCAAGAAGATGCTCTGAAGTAAGAGTTTTGGAG GAGAACAAGAATGAAAATAGAGTATCAGCTCTGAACCTGTTAATTTGTTTAGTTGGCAG GTACTTTGACCAGTATGACCTAGCTGATGAGCCATCTTGA
- the GEMIN2 gene encoding gem-associated protein 2 isoform X1, producing MRFAFPVEERSAAGRAAMESTVEELMPCLLPVEDCDIPEDFDPTVPPRTPQEYLKRVQIEAAKCPDVVVAQIDPRKLKKKQTVNISLSGCLPAPEGYSPTLRWQQQQVSHFSAVRQSVNKHRDHWKSQHLDSNVTMPKSDDEEGWKKFCLGEKLYLNTGVQVSNDENQGIDYVQVGFPPLLSIVSRMNQATVTSVLEYLINWFSEKEFTSELGRWLYALLACLEKPLLPEAHSLIRQLARRCSEVRVLEENKNENRVSALNLLICLVGRYFDQYDLADEPS from the exons ATGCGTTTTGCATTCCCTGTCGAAGAGCGTTCTGCTGCTGGGAGGGCTGCGATGGAGTCGACTGTCGAGGAATTGATGCCCTGCCTTTTGCCTGTGGAGGACTGTGACATCCCGGAGGATTTCGACCCTACCGTGCCCCCCAGGACACCCCAAGAGTATTTAAAGCGGGTTCA gattgaagctgcaaaatgcccagatgTTGTTGTGGCCCAGATAGACcccagaaaactgaaaaagaaacagaCAGTGAATATTTCA CTCTCGGGATGCCTCCCTGCCCCTGAAGGATATTCACCAACTCTGAGATGGCAGCAACAACAAGTGTCTCACTTTTCTGCTGTTCGCCAG AGTGTGAACAAACACAGGGACCACTGGAAGTCCCAGCATTTGGACAGTAACGTTACAATG CCCAAATCAGATGACGAAGAAGGCTGGAAAAAATTTTGTCTGGGTGAAAAGTTGTATTTAAATACAGGTGTTCAAGTATCCAATGATGAAAATCAAGGAATTGATTATGTACAG gttggCTTTCCTCCACTCCTGAGCATTGTTAGCAGAATGAACCAG GCAACAGTAACCAGTGTCTTGGAATATCTGATAAACTGGTTTTCGGAGAAGGAATTTACTTCAGAACTG GGCAGATGGCTTTATGCTCTGCTGGCCTGTCTTGAAAAACCATTGTTACCAGAGGCTCACTCCCTAATTCGGCAACTGGCAAGAAGATGCTCTGAAGTAAGAGTTTTGGAG GAGAACAAGAATGAAAATAGAGTATCAGCTCTGAACCTGTTAATTTGTTTAGTTGGCAG GTACTTTGACCAGTATGACCTAGCTGATGAGCCATCTTGA